The DNA region ATAAAGCGGCAATGACCGCGGTAAAAGCGACAAAGAATCCCCCGAACATAAACAGGATCGGGATCATGTGGCCCTTATCCTTCATGTGCATCCAGTATCCCAGTTGCACAAGCACCTGCAGCACCGCCATCACCAGCAGCAGAATGACGGTAAACGCCGCGTTCACTCCGCCGGCGGCGACCGCCGCGAAAGCGATCAAGGTCAAAACGATGGAGAACACGAAAGCGATGATATGCTTCTGCGGGCCCTCATGCCGCTGATGGCGTTTGACCGCTTGCGTGCCGTTTGTTTCCTGGCTCACCATCTGTTATACCACCTTTCCGAGCAGGTAGACGACCGTGAAAATGAACACCCATACAACGTCGATAAAGTGCCAGTAAATGGCCGATACGTACACCTTCGGCGCCGTTACGACGGTGAGGCCTTTTTTGAACAGCTGACCGATCAACAGCGAGATCCAAAGAATACCGAACAAAACGTGAGCCCCGTGGAACCCGACCAGCGTATAAAAGGCCGAGCTGAACGCGCTCGTCGTCATGCCGTATTCATCGCGATGTACGTATTCGTAAAACTCGTAAATTTCCAGGACGAGGAACGCCAAGCCGAGCACGACCGTGACGGCCAGCCAGGTCGCCAGCTTCTTTTGATCGCCGCGGTGCATCGCCTGGATGGCAAATACGCTCGTCAAGCTGCTCACCAGCAGGATAAACGTCGCGGCCGCCGTCATCGGCAGGCTGAACAATTCGGCCGCCGACGGTCCGTCGGCGACTTGGTTCCGCAAAGTCAGGAAGGTGGCGAACAGCGTGCCGAACAGGACCGCCTCGCCGCCGAGAAACAACCAGAAGGCCAGGATTTTATTGCGTCCTTCCAGCGTCGCCTTCTCCGGCTCATGAGGCAAAGCGCCCGCAGCCTGATGCGCATGTGGTGTCGTCATGCCGTAACCTCCTTCTCATTCGGCTCTTCCGGTTCGATATGCCAGCCATGATCGTCATACAGCGAACGAAGCAGCATGCATCCAAACGTAATCGCCAAACCGATGATGACTACAATGTACTTATTAAAGAGCAAATTCAGGAAGCTGTTGCCGAAATCGTCATTGGTGAACATAAAACCCAAACCGGCGATAAACAAGCCCACCGACATCACAAACGGAAGGATCGTCGGCGAAGGCATGTGAATTGGTCCCACCGGTTCCGCCGGCGTCATCTCCTT from Paenibacillus macerans includes:
- a CDS encoding cytochrome (ubi)quinol oxidase subunit III, giving the protein MTTPHAHQAAGALPHEPEKATLEGRNKILAFWLFLGGEAVLFGTLFATFLTLRNQVADGPSAAELFSLPMTAAATFILLVSSLTSVFAIQAMHRGDQKKLATWLAVTVVLGLAFLVLEIYEFYEYVHRDEYGMTTSAFSSAFYTLVGFHGAHVLFGILWISLLIGQLFKKGLTVVTAPKVYVSAIYWHFIDVVWVFIFTVVYLLGKVV
- a CDS encoding cytochrome C oxidase subunit IV family protein, yielding MVSQETNGTQAVKRHQRHEGPQKHIIAFVFSIVLTLIAFAAVAAGGVNAAFTVILLLVMAVLQVLVQLGYWMHMKDKGHMIPILFMFGGFFVAFTAVIAALYWMWW